The DNA region GCCGACGCGCGAGATCCGCGCAACTACTACCACTCTCGCAACGTCGCGTCGCTCGCGGTCCTGTTCGCCGAGGCGCTTGGGCTGGAATCCGACGTCGTGCGGCGCATCGAGATCGCGGCGATACTGCACGACTGCGGCAAACTGGGACTGCCCGACGAGTTGCTCGCCGACGTGCTGCGATCCTCGCGGATGCAGATGGCGGCGCGCGAGCACTCAGAGCTGGGACAGGCGCTGACCCAGTCCGTGGGGCTGTCCGACGTCCCGACGTGGATTCGTCACCACCACGAGCGCTGGGATGGAGCGGGCTATCCGGACGGCCTTTCGGGCGAGGCTGTGCCGCTTGAGTCACGCGTCATCGCACTCGCCGACGCATACGACGCCATGACCTCCGGCGTGCGAAATCGCGTGCCGATGTC from Coriobacteriia bacterium includes:
- a CDS encoding HD domain-containing protein, producing the protein ADARDPRNYYHSRNVASLAVLFAEALGLESDVVRRIEIAAILHDCGKLGLPDELLADVLRSSRMQMAAREHSELGQALTQSVGLSDVPTWIRHHHERWDGAGYPDGLSGEAVPLESRVIALADAYDAMTSGVRNRVPMSRGAALQEIDLGMGSRFDPMLAEKFIEVVGATASLGWSDDWLAG